In a single window of the Nilaparvata lugens isolate BPH chromosome 1, ASM1435652v1, whole genome shotgun sequence genome:
- the LOC111064222 gene encoding zinc finger protein 706 has protein sequence MARGQQKIQSQAKAAEKAAKAKKQQGHSAQDQKKAAAKALNFACSVCKAQMPDPKTYKQHFENKHPKNELPEDLKAALS, from the exons ATGGCTCGCGGTCAGCAGAAAATTCAATCACAAGCAAAGGCTGCCGAAAAAGCTGCAAAGGCCAAAAAACAGCAGGGACATAGTGCACAGGATCAGAAGAAGGCTGCAGCAAAAGCTTTAAACTTTGCTTGTTCTGTCTGTAAA GCACAAATGCCTGATCCGAAGACGTACAAGCAGCACTTTGAAAACAAACACCCCAAGAACGAGCTGCCCGAAGACCTGAAGGCTGCGTTGTCATGA
- the LOC111064221 gene encoding fatty-acid amide hydrolase 2-B isoform X3, whose product MSGTKYQKISNALNLESATKLTKKVRTGEVRSEDLVGAFGFRARRVQVLLNAVVEERYDKAAQDGYLADQLVNTGEKTETELAKEKPLLGIPISISEACKVEGMSYSIGSVIRQGRKADRDGRAVALLKKAGAIPLVVSNQPEFGLGAETYNHVTGRTANPYCRQRSVGGASGGEATLISSGASVIGLGTDFGGSIQIPAMFAGVFGHKPTPGLISSEGHYAESTDEPYGNRVGVGPLVRYAEDLPLLISVLADEKAPLLKLKEPVDMGRLRVLYIDEPTKSFGMPKISKEIQQLIKKAANHLSTSCGCQTQMVNNMRFKQMEHAPEISSAILFSIKSLPDVFSEVDTDNPKMKPNVLLELVKSLFGLSRHTTGALHFSLLKHFNCMLSPSKTEQYIKEGEQLKTDLVECLSEDGVILFPTFPTAAYYHRESAVRTLDFSYSALISAMGLPATHVPMGLNSKGLPIGIQVVAAPYKDRLCFAVAKELERAFGGWVPPSN is encoded by the exons ATGTCAGGAACAAAATACCAGAAAATATCAAATGCTCTGAATCTTGAAAGCGCAACGAAGCTTACAAAGAAAGTTCGAACTGGAGAG GTGAGAAGTGAGGATTTAGTGGGTGCGTTCGGGTTTCGAGCAAGAAGGGTGCAAGTTCTACTGAATGCTGTCGTTGAAGAGCGCTACGATAAGGCAGCACAAGATGGCTACTTGGCCGACCAATTAGTCAATACAGGAGAAAAAACTGAAACCGAATTGGCCAAGGAAAAGCCATTACTTGGCATTCCAATTTCCATCTCAGAGGCATGCAAAGTTGAAG GTATGAGCTACAGCATTGGAAGTGTGATTCGACAAGGGAGAAAAGCAGACCGAGATGGAAGGGCGGTTGCCCTGTTGAAGAAAGCGGGAGCCATCCCTCTGGTGGTGTCCAATCAGCCGGAGTTCGGCCTGGGAGCTGAGACCTACAACCACGTGACGGGTCGCACTGCCAATCCCTACTGCAGGCAGCGGTCAGTGGGTGGCGCTTCTGGAGGCGAG GCTACACTTATCAGCTCAGGGGCATCTGTTATTGGTCTTGGAACAGACTTTGGAGGATCTATTCAAATTCCAGCCATGTTCGCGGGTGTCTTCGGTCATAAGCCTACTCCAG GACTGATCTCATCTGAAGGACATTACGCTGAGTCAACAGATGAGCCTTACGGCAATAGAGTTGGAGTGGGACCGTTGGTCAGGTATGCTGAAGACCTTCCTCTGCTCATTTCAGTACTAGCCGACGAGAAAGCACCTTTGCTCAAGCTCAAAGAACCA GTCGATATGGGACGCTTGAGAGTGCTTTACATCGATGAGCCAACTAAATCATTTGGAATGccaaaaatttcaaaagaaatCCAGCAATTGATAAAGAAGGCAGCAAACCATCTGTCCACTTCCTGTGGTTGTCAAACGCAGATGGTAAATAAT ATGAGATTTAAACAAATGGAACATGCGCCAGAAATAAGCAGTGCGATACTGTTCAGTATTAAGAGCCTTCCTGATGTTTTCAGTGAGGTTGATACAGACAATCCAAAG ATGAAGCCAAATGTATTGCTGGAGCTGGTGAAATCATTGTTTGGACTATCCAGGCATACGACTGGAGCATTACATTTCTCGCTGCTCAAACACTTCAATTGCATGTTGTCCCCCTCGAAAACCGAGCAATATATCAAAGAAGGAGAACAACTGAAGACTGATCTAGTA GAATGCCTAAGTGAGGACGGTGTGATTTTGTTTCCCACTTTCCCGACGGCGGCTTACTACCACAGAGAGTCAGCGGTGCGAACACTCGACTTCAGCTATTCTGCTCTCATTTCAGCCATGGGTCTGCCAGCCACACATGTACCCATGGGACTGAATAGCAAAGGACTACCAATCGGCATTCAG GTTGTTGCTGCGCCCTACAAGGACAGACTATGTTTTGCGGTGGCAAAAGAGCTAGAAAGAGCATTCGGAGGGTGGGTGCCTCCTTCAAACTAA
- the LOC111064221 gene encoding fatty-acid amide hydrolase 2 isoform X2 yields MAVCTVREDINGAVPEVTGSYQQLPQISTGACFYLVSKKDVVMSGTKYQKISNALNLESATKLTKKVRTGEVRSEDLVGAFGFRARRVQVLLNAVVEERYDKAAQDGYLADQLVNTGEKTETELAKEKPLLGIPISISEACKVEGMSYSIGSVIRQGRKADRDGRAVALLKKAGAIPLVVSNQPEFGLGAETYNHVTGRTANPYCRQRSVGGASGGEATLISSGASVIGLGTDFGGSIQIPAMFAGVFGHKPTPGLISSEGHYAESTDEPYGNRVGVGPLVRYAEDLPLLISVLADEKAPLLKLKEPVDMGRLRVLYIDEPTKSFGMPKISKEIQQLIKKAANHLSTSCGCQTQMMRFKQMEHAPEISSAILFSIKSLPDVFSEVDTDNPKMKPNVLLELVKSLFGLSRHTTGALHFSLLKHFNCMLSPSKTEQYIKEGEQLKTDLVECLSEDGVILFPTFPTAAYYHRESAVRTLDFSYSALISAMGLPATHVPMGLNSKGLPIGIQVVAAPYKDRLCFAVAKELERAFGGWVPPSN; encoded by the exons ATATAAATGGAGCTGTTCCTGAGGTTACTGGGAGTTATCAACAACTTCCTCAGATTAGTACTGGAGCCTGTTTTTATCTAGTATCGAAAAAAGATGTAGTGATGTCAGGAACAAAATACCAGAAAATATCAAATGCTCTGAATCTTGAAAGCGCAACGAAGCTTACAAAGAAAGTTCGAACTGGAGAG GTGAGAAGTGAGGATTTAGTGGGTGCGTTCGGGTTTCGAGCAAGAAGGGTGCAAGTTCTACTGAATGCTGTCGTTGAAGAGCGCTACGATAAGGCAGCACAAGATGGCTACTTGGCCGACCAATTAGTCAATACAGGAGAAAAAACTGAAACCGAATTGGCCAAGGAAAAGCCATTACTTGGCATTCCAATTTCCATCTCAGAGGCATGCAAAGTTGAAG GTATGAGCTACAGCATTGGAAGTGTGATTCGACAAGGGAGAAAAGCAGACCGAGATGGAAGGGCGGTTGCCCTGTTGAAGAAAGCGGGAGCCATCCCTCTGGTGGTGTCCAATCAGCCGGAGTTCGGCCTGGGAGCTGAGACCTACAACCACGTGACGGGTCGCACTGCCAATCCCTACTGCAGGCAGCGGTCAGTGGGTGGCGCTTCTGGAGGCGAG GCTACACTTATCAGCTCAGGGGCATCTGTTATTGGTCTTGGAACAGACTTTGGAGGATCTATTCAAATTCCAGCCATGTTCGCGGGTGTCTTCGGTCATAAGCCTACTCCAG GACTGATCTCATCTGAAGGACATTACGCTGAGTCAACAGATGAGCCTTACGGCAATAGAGTTGGAGTGGGACCGTTGGTCAGGTATGCTGAAGACCTTCCTCTGCTCATTTCAGTACTAGCCGACGAGAAAGCACCTTTGCTCAAGCTCAAAGAACCA GTCGATATGGGACGCTTGAGAGTGCTTTACATCGATGAGCCAACTAAATCATTTGGAATGccaaaaatttcaaaagaaatCCAGCAATTGATAAAGAAGGCAGCAAACCATCTGTCCACTTCCTGTGGTTGTCAAACGCAGATG ATGAGATTTAAACAAATGGAACATGCGCCAGAAATAAGCAGTGCGATACTGTTCAGTATTAAGAGCCTTCCTGATGTTTTCAGTGAGGTTGATACAGACAATCCAAAG ATGAAGCCAAATGTATTGCTGGAGCTGGTGAAATCATTGTTTGGACTATCCAGGCATACGACTGGAGCATTACATTTCTCGCTGCTCAAACACTTCAATTGCATGTTGTCCCCCTCGAAAACCGAGCAATATATCAAAGAAGGAGAACAACTGAAGACTGATCTAGTA GAATGCCTAAGTGAGGACGGTGTGATTTTGTTTCCCACTTTCCCGACGGCGGCTTACTACCACAGAGAGTCAGCGGTGCGAACACTCGACTTCAGCTATTCTGCTCTCATTTCAGCCATGGGTCTGCCAGCCACACATGTACCCATGGGACTGAATAGCAAAGGACTACCAATCGGCATTCAG GTTGTTGCTGCGCCCTACAAGGACAGACTATGTTTTGCGGTGGCAAAAGAGCTAGAAAGAGCATTCGGAGGGTGGGTGCCTCCTTCAAACTAA
- the LOC111064223 gene encoding cytosol aminopeptidase: protein MSQISSLALKELFSKISSVNVFSKAIYNRSFASVTCGTETKGLVLGAYELDTGNPSQRSFAFTPTAHTYDKIISGKLYFELKKSGPPIRRHEVRILYGLEDTFPSIAVVGLGIQGLGYNEEEVMDEEKEQIREAAAIGATALRDISQVEKIFIESFGNAESAAEGIVLGLWSYLDNKNTKNEESVQMPQLELFDSCDFTGWRIGLQKGNAQNLARKLCEMPANYLTPRKFAEQAVKILGNSDINLEVKTKHWLQMKGMDALLAVAKGSCEEPLLLEATYYGCEPHVCPVVLIGKGVTFDAGGHCLKTPENMAHMRGDMAGAACVIATLKAVEALRLPINIRALIPMCENMLGPRGMKPGDIVKAMNGKTIHVDSTDSDGRLVIVDALSYAATFNPKVIVDVGGFSRGTKNALGSAAASIFTNNDALWEQMKIAGIHSGDRVWRLPLWTHFTKTVRHCLPADVCETALNLGNSCRSAAFLQEFVCRGDWLHMDIYGITHQEEDMVKYLKPGMTGRPTRTLIEFLAQFAFKPEEENNQRNQKKNADYKEVTCKDESGNACR from the exons ATGAGTCAAATCAGCTCTCTGGCATTGAAGGAGCTTTTCTCAAAAATTAGCTCAGTGAATGTGTTTTCAAAAGCGATTTACAATAGGTCATTTGCCTCTGTAACATGCGGAACTGAAACCAAAGGTCTAGTACTTGGTGCTTATGAATTAGATACAGGAAATCCTTCTCAAAGATCGTTTGCATTCACACCAACTGCGCACACCTATGACAAAATAATCAGCGGTAAGCTTTACTTTGAGCTCAaaaaatcaggacctcctatcAGAAGACATGAAGTGAGAATTCTGTATGGGCTCGAAGACACTTTCCCAAGTATTGCTGTTGTGGGTCTGGGAATTCAAGGCTTGGGCTACAACGAGGAAGAAGTAATGGATGAAGAGAAAGAACAGATAAGAGAGGCGGCAGCCATAGGAGCCACAGCACTGAGAGACATTAGTCAAGTGGAGAAGATTTTTATTGAGAGCTTTGGTAATGCTGAGTCAGCAGCTGAAGGCATTGTTTTAGGATTATGGTCCTACCTGGACaataagaatacaaaaaatgaaGAGTCTGTGCAGATGCCTCAACTGGAACTCTTTGATAGTTGTGACTTCACTGGATGGAGAATAGGACTACAGAAAGGCAATGCTCAAAACTTGGCCAGGAAGCTTTGTGAAATGCCGGCTAATTACTTGACTCCAAGAAAGTTTGCTGAACAAGCAGTAAAAATTTTGGGTAATTCTGATATTAACTTGGAAGTGAAAACAAAACATTGGCTGCAAATGAAAGGCATGGATGCTCTACTGGCAGTTGCCAAGGGCTCCTGTGAAGAGCCACTACTGCTGGAGGCGACATACTATGGCTGTGAGCCCCATGTTTGTCCAGTTGTTCTTATTGGAAAAGGTGTCACTTTTGATGCTGGTGGACATTGTCTAAAAACGCCTGAAAATATGGCTCACATGAGAGGGGATATGGCAGGAGCCGCTTGTGTCATAGCAACACTCAAAGCAGTAGAAGCTCTAAGACTGCCAATAAACATTCGTGCTCTGATACCCATGTGTGAGAATATGTTGGGCCCCAGAGGAATGAAACCTGGTGACATAGTAAAAGCAATGAATGGGAAGACCATCCATGTTGATAGCACAGACAGTGATGGTAGACTGGTGATAGTTGATGCACTCTCCTATGCTGCAACATTCAATCCAAAAGTGATTGTGGATGTGGGTGGATTCAGTAGAGGAACCAAAAATGCACTGGGCTCAGCGGCAGCATCCATATTTACCAACAACGATGCATTATGGGAGCAAATGAAAATAGCCGGCATCCACTCAGGAGACAGAGTATGGCGTCTTCCTTTGTGGACGCACTTCACCAAAACGGTGAGGCATTGTCTGCCAGCTGACGTGTGTGAAACTGCTCTAAATCTGGGAAATTCATGTCGATCTGCTGCATTCCTCCAGGAGTTTGTTTGTAGAGGTGACTGGCTACACATGGATATCTATGGCATCACACATCAAGAAGAAGACATGGTTAAGTATTTGAAGCCAGGAATGACTGGAAGACCCACTCGCACCTTGATTGAGTTTTTAGCACAGTTTGCATTCAAGcctgaagaagaaaataatcaaag aaatcaaaagaaaaatgcAGACTATAAAGAAGTAACCTGTAAGGATGAATCAGGAAACGCATGCAGATGA
- the LOC111064221 gene encoding fatty-acid amide hydrolase 2 isoform X4: MSGTKYQKISNALNLESATKLTKKVRTGEVRSEDLVGAFGFRARRVQVLLNAVVEERYDKAAQDGYLADQLVNTGEKTETELAKEKPLLGIPISISEACKVEGMSYSIGSVIRQGRKADRDGRAVALLKKAGAIPLVVSNQPEFGLGAETYNHVTGRTANPYCRQRSVGGASGGEATLISSGASVIGLGTDFGGSIQIPAMFAGVFGHKPTPGLISSEGHYAESTDEPYGNRVGVGPLVRYAEDLPLLISVLADEKAPLLKLKEPVDMGRLRVLYIDEPTKSFGMPKISKEIQQLIKKAANHLSTSCGCQTQMMRFKQMEHAPEISSAILFSIKSLPDVFSEVDTDNPKMKPNVLLELVKSLFGLSRHTTGALHFSLLKHFNCMLSPSKTEQYIKEGEQLKTDLVECLSEDGVILFPTFPTAAYYHRESAVRTLDFSYSALISAMGLPATHVPMGLNSKGLPIGIQVVAAPYKDRLCFAVAKELERAFGGWVPPSN, encoded by the exons ATGTCAGGAACAAAATACCAGAAAATATCAAATGCTCTGAATCTTGAAAGCGCAACGAAGCTTACAAAGAAAGTTCGAACTGGAGAG GTGAGAAGTGAGGATTTAGTGGGTGCGTTCGGGTTTCGAGCAAGAAGGGTGCAAGTTCTACTGAATGCTGTCGTTGAAGAGCGCTACGATAAGGCAGCACAAGATGGCTACTTGGCCGACCAATTAGTCAATACAGGAGAAAAAACTGAAACCGAATTGGCCAAGGAAAAGCCATTACTTGGCATTCCAATTTCCATCTCAGAGGCATGCAAAGTTGAAG GTATGAGCTACAGCATTGGAAGTGTGATTCGACAAGGGAGAAAAGCAGACCGAGATGGAAGGGCGGTTGCCCTGTTGAAGAAAGCGGGAGCCATCCCTCTGGTGGTGTCCAATCAGCCGGAGTTCGGCCTGGGAGCTGAGACCTACAACCACGTGACGGGTCGCACTGCCAATCCCTACTGCAGGCAGCGGTCAGTGGGTGGCGCTTCTGGAGGCGAG GCTACACTTATCAGCTCAGGGGCATCTGTTATTGGTCTTGGAACAGACTTTGGAGGATCTATTCAAATTCCAGCCATGTTCGCGGGTGTCTTCGGTCATAAGCCTACTCCAG GACTGATCTCATCTGAAGGACATTACGCTGAGTCAACAGATGAGCCTTACGGCAATAGAGTTGGAGTGGGACCGTTGGTCAGGTATGCTGAAGACCTTCCTCTGCTCATTTCAGTACTAGCCGACGAGAAAGCACCTTTGCTCAAGCTCAAAGAACCA GTCGATATGGGACGCTTGAGAGTGCTTTACATCGATGAGCCAACTAAATCATTTGGAATGccaaaaatttcaaaagaaatCCAGCAATTGATAAAGAAGGCAGCAAACCATCTGTCCACTTCCTGTGGTTGTCAAACGCAGATG ATGAGATTTAAACAAATGGAACATGCGCCAGAAATAAGCAGTGCGATACTGTTCAGTATTAAGAGCCTTCCTGATGTTTTCAGTGAGGTTGATACAGACAATCCAAAG ATGAAGCCAAATGTATTGCTGGAGCTGGTGAAATCATTGTTTGGACTATCCAGGCATACGACTGGAGCATTACATTTCTCGCTGCTCAAACACTTCAATTGCATGTTGTCCCCCTCGAAAACCGAGCAATATATCAAAGAAGGAGAACAACTGAAGACTGATCTAGTA GAATGCCTAAGTGAGGACGGTGTGATTTTGTTTCCCACTTTCCCGACGGCGGCTTACTACCACAGAGAGTCAGCGGTGCGAACACTCGACTTCAGCTATTCTGCTCTCATTTCAGCCATGGGTCTGCCAGCCACACATGTACCCATGGGACTGAATAGCAAAGGACTACCAATCGGCATTCAG GTTGTTGCTGCGCCCTACAAGGACAGACTATGTTTTGCGGTGGCAAAAGAGCTAGAAAGAGCATTCGGAGGGTGGGTGCCTCCTTCAAACTAA
- the LOC111064221 gene encoding fatty-acid amide hydrolase 2 isoform X1, whose product MAVCTVREDINGAVPEVTGSYQQLPQISTGACFYLVSKKDVVMSGTKYQKISNALNLESATKLTKKVRTGEVRSEDLVGAFGFRARRVQVLLNAVVEERYDKAAQDGYLADQLVNTGEKTETELAKEKPLLGIPISISEACKVEGMSYSIGSVIRQGRKADRDGRAVALLKKAGAIPLVVSNQPEFGLGAETYNHVTGRTANPYCRQRSVGGASGGEATLISSGASVIGLGTDFGGSIQIPAMFAGVFGHKPTPGLISSEGHYAESTDEPYGNRVGVGPLVRYAEDLPLLISVLADEKAPLLKLKEPVDMGRLRVLYIDEPTKSFGMPKISKEIQQLIKKAANHLSTSCGCQTQMVNNMRFKQMEHAPEISSAILFSIKSLPDVFSEVDTDNPKMKPNVLLELVKSLFGLSRHTTGALHFSLLKHFNCMLSPSKTEQYIKEGEQLKTDLVECLSEDGVILFPTFPTAAYYHRESAVRTLDFSYSALISAMGLPATHVPMGLNSKGLPIGIQVVAAPYKDRLCFAVAKELERAFGGWVPPSN is encoded by the exons ATATAAATGGAGCTGTTCCTGAGGTTACTGGGAGTTATCAACAACTTCCTCAGATTAGTACTGGAGCCTGTTTTTATCTAGTATCGAAAAAAGATGTAGTGATGTCAGGAACAAAATACCAGAAAATATCAAATGCTCTGAATCTTGAAAGCGCAACGAAGCTTACAAAGAAAGTTCGAACTGGAGAG GTGAGAAGTGAGGATTTAGTGGGTGCGTTCGGGTTTCGAGCAAGAAGGGTGCAAGTTCTACTGAATGCTGTCGTTGAAGAGCGCTACGATAAGGCAGCACAAGATGGCTACTTGGCCGACCAATTAGTCAATACAGGAGAAAAAACTGAAACCGAATTGGCCAAGGAAAAGCCATTACTTGGCATTCCAATTTCCATCTCAGAGGCATGCAAAGTTGAAG GTATGAGCTACAGCATTGGAAGTGTGATTCGACAAGGGAGAAAAGCAGACCGAGATGGAAGGGCGGTTGCCCTGTTGAAGAAAGCGGGAGCCATCCCTCTGGTGGTGTCCAATCAGCCGGAGTTCGGCCTGGGAGCTGAGACCTACAACCACGTGACGGGTCGCACTGCCAATCCCTACTGCAGGCAGCGGTCAGTGGGTGGCGCTTCTGGAGGCGAG GCTACACTTATCAGCTCAGGGGCATCTGTTATTGGTCTTGGAACAGACTTTGGAGGATCTATTCAAATTCCAGCCATGTTCGCGGGTGTCTTCGGTCATAAGCCTACTCCAG GACTGATCTCATCTGAAGGACATTACGCTGAGTCAACAGATGAGCCTTACGGCAATAGAGTTGGAGTGGGACCGTTGGTCAGGTATGCTGAAGACCTTCCTCTGCTCATTTCAGTACTAGCCGACGAGAAAGCACCTTTGCTCAAGCTCAAAGAACCA GTCGATATGGGACGCTTGAGAGTGCTTTACATCGATGAGCCAACTAAATCATTTGGAATGccaaaaatttcaaaagaaatCCAGCAATTGATAAAGAAGGCAGCAAACCATCTGTCCACTTCCTGTGGTTGTCAAACGCAGATGGTAAATAAT ATGAGATTTAAACAAATGGAACATGCGCCAGAAATAAGCAGTGCGATACTGTTCAGTATTAAGAGCCTTCCTGATGTTTTCAGTGAGGTTGATACAGACAATCCAAAG ATGAAGCCAAATGTATTGCTGGAGCTGGTGAAATCATTGTTTGGACTATCCAGGCATACGACTGGAGCATTACATTTCTCGCTGCTCAAACACTTCAATTGCATGTTGTCCCCCTCGAAAACCGAGCAATATATCAAAGAAGGAGAACAACTGAAGACTGATCTAGTA GAATGCCTAAGTGAGGACGGTGTGATTTTGTTTCCCACTTTCCCGACGGCGGCTTACTACCACAGAGAGTCAGCGGTGCGAACACTCGACTTCAGCTATTCTGCTCTCATTTCAGCCATGGGTCTGCCAGCCACACATGTACCCATGGGACTGAATAGCAAAGGACTACCAATCGGCATTCAG GTTGTTGCTGCGCCCTACAAGGACAGACTATGTTTTGCGGTGGCAAAAGAGCTAGAAAGAGCATTCGGAGGGTGGGTGCCTCCTTCAAACTAA